A section of the Pseudorasbora parva isolate DD20220531a chromosome 2, ASM2467924v1, whole genome shotgun sequence genome encodes:
- the LOC137052556 gene encoding protein outspread isoform X3 gives MFPSRENRCHRFQANIFNKSKCQNCFKTVDSHKLSETELYQKKPIQVGWLLLAPEDTDFSCSGHRKRKWQRRYFVLYEHGLLRYSLDEMPGTLPQGSVNMIQCCEILDASSQTGFQNCLRLCFTIRDYYIRSENTDSFSISRWQENLIVYPKAAKSNQRKKGKDSAHPLHTAGNQTSSSSGGGKKPSTPGSSVTSSINRRGSITSSNTSCGKVSISNNAETSTSGATKGSSSTKGATKKDNTCSVMSTVEVPLLSSEKELEEESLNCAVRVPSSSGNASSLNTTLGSCPSSSLDQLPSGSSSDGTKSRLGTESGYSSLEKTSPRVADKQAHTDSRTSQDADQQEASFLDNKLPSSTFTSSSTAQNDIKTTVSTSQESSPNDDITDHSRPVTSCSIRSKSLERRTLDHTPTPDLLNFKKGWMSRLGEDGKWQKHWFVLTDQTLRFYRDSVAEEAADVDGEINLSTCYDVTDYPVQRNYGFQIHTKDGVFTLCAMTYGIRRNWVQAVMKNIHPSTAPDVTWKNPTIKSSSIPQKVPLIGAHARTGSSQYNTIPQEGEQRSRIRERRRDGRYKTFDWAELSCKQHKEELSNNLSGRQWNHDSERSVPPAPRSSPEEPIISSVSEASEYKYPQKKRPSQRQSLNIMSADIPSHLSLMAVSGCTSPESISPDSLEVDAGTVRVQCDRVGELLEAKPKEEKQVDRSTSPLPVTFCPSSTQTEWQWDVELQSLRRELKAEHERNQTKERELRHSEAQLQAELNDSQGCLQRAELRIQKAETFLKEREEMLESLHERLEEVTGRLKATEEAQALKEVRLQRHLRLLQESQERERRSFSDSLDQSEQRSKELEERLREKEAELQKLSTGEVTDDILRRCQELQNQLEESDSEVGRLQARLQTEETLYYDMEHDYERACEEIQSLRGALLDCERVSEERFQTQLVQQQQELHRKERELQEVLVKMAVLGSSLEETELRLKEAQTHPSETNVLCEMLIEPQQHRQKRKKDLDMQPTPQGDESHKVISVIQALERKLCDTEERLRELTMHLQQQQQQQLNTGSHTPNDYWGFHRSLQNPEGRLSVDALPSFTGALHSLQGTTLRRTSDKANVSLYEDGSPRRNPALDIASRVLSLEALIVQRIASALEHPSTKLINRLSEVHVQVLRMAKGGSLNGPVEPIYSPIFLDPLEQDLLDNNLSESVIHRLCVGAEMAYLQHSLCTHPSKEQQGLKPFYVLPWPVSDSSSGTKMENCSKQGSKLADISPPELAPYSEQMEDELVTNLLLEDSEAQLACRKSLVVELRAQAKSLHNLSTQLQCDEREADLPGEPPAVILRAAMCQATLAYMACRLRSALQQEMGALRKQKEQAECECRAVCRSMETLFQEQTERYEEKLHEERIVVEKAKQERVSAETNAQLRTKEAERLQVEFEEKLQELQKIHEEEMSRLHEFYIQKMSKPKAATPSEVDKSDKTVQISVTTLQDRIRELETEVTCLRADLSNQDVKTFQLDLETIKATYEHGFSIMEDSHQRVIEEMQRQHQREVERLTEEKERLLQEETNATIAAIEAMRKAHKEEMDKTQKALQNGANVDIRQLRAQYNEEVETLHRELEVLSEQYSQKCLENTNLTRTIETEREAMSSTQRENQELRTHNQEMNECLAAELSLMHSRMNGEVKHSQYSQEKDMYQLEVNLRVKESEIKCLKQEINSLKFELQAGNMHFKELDSELSHLEVKTQNDFTELRMVPARQQCLQYDLIKSRSTQDFLKDRSALTQPVRSQDGLTVLERMKLFELTSTQKI, from the exons ATGTTTCCTTCACGTGAGAATCGGTGTCATCGCTTTCAGGCCAACATCTTTAATAAAAGTAAATGTCAAAACTGCTTTAAAACTGTGGATTCGCACAAACTCAGCGAAACAGAACTGTATCAG AAGAAGCCTATTCAGGTGGGGTGGCTCCTCTTGGCCCCAGAGGACACTGACTTCAGCTGTTCTGGCCACAGAAAACGG AAATGGCAGAGGAGATATTTTGTGCTTTATGAGCATGGGCTTCTACGCTACTCTCTGGATGAGATG CCAGGTACATTGCCTCAAGGAAGTGTGAATATGATCCAGTGTTGTGAGATTCTTGATGCTTCATCTCAAACTGGCTTCCAGAACTGTCTGAGGTTGTGCTTCACTATCAGAGACTACTACATCCGATCAGAGAATACAGACAGCTTCAGCATCAGTAG GTGGCAGGAAAATCTGATTGTTTACCCTAAAGCTGCTAAATCAAATCAGAGGAAGAAGGGGAAGGATTCTGCCCACCCACTGCAT ACAGCAGGAAACCAAACCTCTAGCAGCAGTGGTGGTGGTAAAAAGCCCAGCACTCCTGGAAGTAGTGTCACCAGCAGCATTAATAGACGAGGCAGCATCACTTCTAGTAATACCAGTTGTGGTAAAGTGTCCATCAGCAACAATGCTGAAACTAGTACCAGCGGTGCCACTAAAGGCAGCAGCAGTACCAAAGGGGCCACCAAAAAAGACAATACATGTAGTGTGATGAGCACGGTGGAGGTCCCATTGCTTTCCTCAGAGAAAGAACTGGAGGAGGAGTCACTCAATTGTGCAGTCAGGGTTCCTTCCAGCAGTGGTAATGCTTCATCACTCAATACCACTCTTGGCTCCTGTCCCTCTTCGTCACTCGATCAGCTCCCGAGCGGCTCCAGCTCAGACG GTACTAAGAGTCGATTGGGCACTGAAAGTGGctattcctctctggagaagacAAGTCCTCGTGTTGCAGATAAACAAGCACACACTGACTCCAG GACATCTCAGGATGCTGATCAACAGGAGGCTTCGTTTCTGGATAACAAGCTTCCCAGCTCAACCTTCACTTCCTCGTCTACTGCACAAAATGACATTAAGACAACTGTCAGTACATCTCAG GAGTCCAGCCCTAATGATGACATTACTGACCACTCACGACCCGTCACATCATGTTCCATCCGCTCCAAATCCCTTGAACGCAGAACGCTTGATCACACACCCACA CCTGACCTACTTAATTTCAAAAAGGGATGGATGTCTAGATTGGGAGAAGATGGAAAG TGGCAGAAACATTGGTTTGTTCTTACTGACCAGACTCTGAGATTCTACCGTGACTCTGTAGCAGAAGAG GCAGCTGATGTGGATGGTGAGATCAATTTGTCTACTTGTTACGATGTTACAGATTACCCTGTACAAAGAAACTATGGCTTTCAGATTCAT ACAAAGGATGGGGTCTTCACTCTCTGTGCAATGACTTATGGGATACGACGGAACTGGGTCCAGGCAGTAATGAAAAATATTCATCCCAGCACTGCCCCTGATGTTACATG GAAAAATCCCACTATAAAATCCAg TTCTATTCCTCAAAAAGTGCCATTGATTGGTGCGCATGCTCGTACAGGCTCCTCTCAATACAATACAATTCCCCAGGAGGGAGAGCAAAGGAGTCGCATCCGTGAGCGCCGTAGAGATGGACGTTACAAAACCTTTGATTGGGCTGAATTAAGTTGTAAACAGCACAAGGAGGAGTTGTCAAATAATCTGTCAGGAAGGCAATGGAACCATGACAGTGAGCGCTCTGTGCCTCCTGCACCGAGATCATCCCCTGAAGAGCCGATTATAAGTTCTGTATCTGAGGCATCAGAGTACAAATATCCACAGAAGAAGAGACCCTCTCAGAGGCAAAGCTTGAACATCATGTCCGCCGATATCCCATCGCACTTATCACTTATGGCTGTGTCAGGTTGCACCTCTCCAGAATCAATCAGCCCAGACAGCTTAGAGGTTGATGCAGGGACAGTGCGTGTCCAATGTGACCGTGTTGGTGAACTACTGGAAGCTAAACCCAAAGAAGAAAAGCAG GTTGATCGCTCCACTTCTCCATTGCCAGTCACCTTTTGTCCATCCTCAACACAGACAGAATGGCAGTGGGATGTCGAGCTTCAGAGCCTGCGCAGAGAGTTGAAGGCTGAGCATGAGAGGAATCAGACTAAAGAAAGGGAGTTACGCCATAGTGAGGCCCAACTACAAGCTGAACTTAACGATAGCCAGGGATGTCTTCAGAGGGCAGAATTAAGGATTCAGAAGGCAGAAACTTTTCTGAAGGAGCGCGAGGAGATGCTGGAGAGTCTGCATGAACGGTTGGAGGAGGTAACAGGCCGTCTTAAAGCAACCGAAGAAGCTCAAGCCTTAAAGGAGGTCCGGCTGCAGAGGCACCTGCGCCTCCTGCAAGAGAGCCAGGAACGAGAAAGGAGGAGCTTCAGTGACAGccttgaccaatcagaacagcGATCGAAGGAATTAGAGGAGCGATTGAGGGAGAAAGAGGCTGAGCTGCAGAAGTTGTCAACAGGGGAAGTTACTGATGACATTCTAAGAAGATGCCAGGAGCTACAAAACCAGCTGGAGGAGTCCGACAGTGAGGTCGGTCGTCTGCAGGCACGACTCCAAACTGAAGAGACTCTTTATTATGACATGGAGCATGATTATGAAAGAGCTTGTGAGGAGATACAGAGTTTGCGAGGTGCTCTGCTGGACTGTGAGAGAGTAAGTGAAGAGCGCTTCCAAACCCAGCTGGTGCAGCAACAGCAAGAGCTGCACAGGAAAGAACGTGAACTCCAGGAAGTGCTTGTTAAGATGGCAGTCTTGGGCAGTAGTCTAGAGGAGACAGAACTAAGGCTCAAGGAAGCCCAAACCCATCCTTCTGAAACGAATGTTCTCTGTGAGATGCTGATTGAGCCACAACAACACAGacagaaaaggaaaaaagaTTTGGACATGCAACCTACTCCTCAAGGAGATGAGTCACACAAAGTGATCTCTGTGATCCAGGCGCTAGAGCGCAAgttgtgtgacactgaagagcgACTCCGGGAGCTTACCATGCAtcttcaacaacaacaacagcaacaactcAACACTGGATCACACACGCCTAACGATTACTGGGGCTTCCACAGATCCCTCCAGAATCCAGAAGGCAGACTCTCTGTGGATGCTCTGCCGAGTTTTACTGGAGCTTTGCATAGTCTGCAGGGAACCACTTTACGCAGAACTTCGGACAAAGCTAATGTCTCCCTTTATGAGGATGGAAGTCCAAGGAGAAATCCAGCTCTGGACATTGCCAGCAGAGTGTTGTCGCTGGAGGCACTGATTGTCCAAAGGATTGCCTCTGCACTTGAGCATCCCAGTACAAAGTTGATTAATAGATTGTCAGAAGTGCATGTCCAAGTGCTTAGGATGGCTAAAGGAGGCAGTCTTAATGGGCCTGTGGAACCTATTTACTCTCCGATCTTCTTGGACCCTCTTGAGCAAGATCTGCTAGACAATAACCTGAGTGAAAGTGTGATCCATAGACTGTGTGTAGGAGCAGAGATGGCATACCTCCAACACAGTCTGTGCACTCATCCCTCAAAGGAGCAACAGGGATTGAAGCCCTTTTATGTGTTGCCTTGGCCAGTATCTGACAGTTCCTCTGGAACCAAAATGGAAAACTGTTCCAAACAGGGGTCCAAACTGGCTGACATTAGCCCTCCAGAACTTGCACCTTACAGTGAACAGATGGAGGATGAACTGGTGACCAATCTACTCCTTGAGGACTCTGAGGCACAGCTTGCTTGCAGAAAGAGTCTGGTGGTAGAGCTCCGAGCTCAGGCGAAGTCACTGCACAACCTCTCAACACAGCTACAGTGTGATGAAAGAGAGGCTGACCTTCCTGGTGAACCACCTGCAGTCATTCTGAGGGCTGCAATGTGTCAGGCCACTTTGGCATACATGGCTTGTCGTCTGCGTTCGGCTCTGCAACAAGAGATGGGTGCCCTGCGCAAGCAGAAAGAGCAGGCTGAGTGTGAGTGTCGTGCTGTGTGTCGAAGTATGGAGACTCTTTTCCAAGAACAGACAGAGCGCTATGAAGAGAAGCTGCATGAGGAGCGCATTGTTGTTGAAAAGGCAAAGCAGGAACGTGTTTCGGCTGAGACCAATGCTCAATTGAGGACTAAAGAAGCAGAAAGATTGCAGGTAGAGTTTGAGGAGAAGCTGCAGGAGCTCCAGAAAATCCATGAGGAGGAGATGAGCCGTCTCCATGAGTTCTACATTCAGAAAATGTCAAAGCCAAAAGCTGCAACCCCTTCAGAAGTAGACAAGAGTGACAAGACGGTGCAGATTTCTGTAACTACTCTGCAAGACCGAATCAGAGAGCTTGAGACTGAGGTCACTTGTTTGAGGGCAGACCTCAGCAACCAGGATGTCAAAACCTTCCAGCTTGACCTGGAAACCATCAAG GCCACATATGAACATGGTTTCAGCATTATGGAGGACAGCCACCAGCGAGTTATTGAGGAGATGCAGAGGCAGCATCAGAGAGAGGTGGAAAGACTGACTGAGGAAAAAGAAAGATTGCTGCAGGAAGAGACGAATGCTACCATTGCAG CCATTGAGGCCATGAGGAAAGCTCATAAAGAAGAAATGGACAAGACTCAGAAAGCCCTGCAAAATGGAGCCAATGTGGACATCCGTCAGCTACGTGCACAATATAA TGAGGAGGTAGAAACATTGCACAGGGAGCTGGAGGTTTTGTCAGAGCAGTATTCTCAGAAATGTCTGGAAAATACTAATTTGACCCGGACTATAGAAACAGAAAGGGAGGCCATGAGTTCAACCCAGAGAGAGAACCAGGAGCTTCGCACTCACAACCAA GAAATGAACGAGTGTTTGGCTGCTGAATTATCCCTGATGCATTCACGCATGAATGGGGAGGTGAAGCACTCCCAGTATTCTCAGGAGAAAGACATGTATCAGTTGGAG GTAAATCTCCGAGTGAAGGAATCGGAGATTAAGTGTCTGAAACAGGAGATCAACTCACTTAAATTCGAACT
- the LOC137052556 gene encoding protein outspread isoform X4: MFPSRENRCHRFQANIFNKSKCQNCFKTVDSHKLSETELYQKKPIQVGWLLLAPEDTDFSCSGHRKRKWQRRYFVLYEHGLLRYSLDEMPGTLPQGSVNMIQCCEILDASSQTGFQNCLRLCFTIRDYYIRSENTDSFSISRWQENLIVYPKAAKSNQRKKGKDSAHPLHQTAGNQTSSSSGGGKKPSTPGSSVTSSINRRGSITSSNTSCGKVSISNNAETSTSGATKGSSSTKGATKKDNTCSVMSTVEVPLLSSEKELEEESLNCAVRVPSSSGNASSLNTTLGSCPSSSLDQLPSGSSSDGTKSRLGTESGYSSLEKTSPRVADKQAHTDSRTSQDADQQEASFLDNKLPSSTFTSSSTAQNDIKTTVSTSQESSPNDDITDHSRPVTSCSIRSKSLERRTLDHTPTPDLLNFKKGWMSRLGEDGKWQKHWFVLTDQTLRFYRDSVAEEAADVDGEINLSTCYDVTDYPVQRNYGFQIHTKDGVFTLCAMTYGIRRNWVQAVMKNIHPSTAPDVTCSIPQKVPLIGAHARTGSSQYNTIPQEGEQRSRIRERRRDGRYKTFDWAELSCKQHKEELSNNLSGRQWNHDSERSVPPAPRSSPEEPIISSVSEASEYKYPQKKRPSQRQSLNIMSADIPSHLSLMAVSGCTSPESISPDSLEVDAGTVRVQCDRVGELLEAKPKEEKQVDRSTSPLPVTFCPSSTQTEWQWDVELQSLRRELKAEHERNQTKERELRHSEAQLQAELNDSQGCLQRAELRIQKAETFLKEREEMLESLHERLEEVTGRLKATEEAQALKEVRLQRHLRLLQESQERERRSFSDSLDQSEQRSKELEERLREKEAELQKLSTGEVTDDILRRCQELQNQLEESDSEVGRLQARLQTEETLYYDMEHDYERACEEIQSLRGALLDCERVSEERFQTQLVQQQQELHRKERELQEVLVKMAVLGSSLEETELRLKEAQTHPSETNVLCEMLIEPQQHRQKRKKDLDMQPTPQGDESHKVISVIQALERKLCDTEERLRELTMHLQQQQQQQLNTGSHTPNDYWGFHRSLQNPEGRLSVDALPSFTGALHSLQGTTLRRTSDKANVSLYEDGSPRRNPALDIASRVLSLEALIVQRIASALEHPSTKLINRLSEVHVQVLRMAKGGSLNGPVEPIYSPIFLDPLEQDLLDNNLSESVIHRLCVGAEMAYLQHSLCTHPSKEQQGLKPFYVLPWPVSDSSSGTKMENCSKQGSKLADISPPELAPYSEQMEDELVTNLLLEDSEAQLACRKSLVVELRAQAKSLHNLSTQLQCDEREADLPGEPPAVILRAAMCQATLAYMACRLRSALQQEMGALRKQKEQAECECRAVCRSMETLFQEQTERYEEKLHEERIVVEKAKQERVSAETNAQLRTKEAERLQVEFEEKLQELQKIHEEEMSRLHEFYIQKMSKPKAATPSEVDKSDKTVQISVTTLQDRIRELETEVTCLRADLSNQDVKTFQLDLETIKATYEHGFSIMEDSHQRVIEEMQRQHQREVERLTEEKERLLQEETNATIAAIEAMRKAHKEEMDKTQKALQNGANVDIRQLRAQYNEEVETLHRELEVLSEQYSQKCLENTNLTRTIETEREAMSSTQRENQELRTHNQEMNECLAAELSLMHSRMNGEVKHSQYSQEKDMYQLEVNLRVKESEIKCLKQEINSLKFELQAGNMHFKELDSELSHLEVKTQNDFTELRMVPARQQCLQYDLIKSRSTQDFLKDRSALTQPVRSQDGLTVLERMKLFELTSTQKI; this comes from the exons ATGTTTCCTTCACGTGAGAATCGGTGTCATCGCTTTCAGGCCAACATCTTTAATAAAAGTAAATGTCAAAACTGCTTTAAAACTGTGGATTCGCACAAACTCAGCGAAACAGAACTGTATCAG AAGAAGCCTATTCAGGTGGGGTGGCTCCTCTTGGCCCCAGAGGACACTGACTTCAGCTGTTCTGGCCACAGAAAACGG AAATGGCAGAGGAGATATTTTGTGCTTTATGAGCATGGGCTTCTACGCTACTCTCTGGATGAGATG CCAGGTACATTGCCTCAAGGAAGTGTGAATATGATCCAGTGTTGTGAGATTCTTGATGCTTCATCTCAAACTGGCTTCCAGAACTGTCTGAGGTTGTGCTTCACTATCAGAGACTACTACATCCGATCAGAGAATACAGACAGCTTCAGCATCAGTAG GTGGCAGGAAAATCTGATTGTTTACCCTAAAGCTGCTAAATCAAATCAGAGGAAGAAGGGGAAGGATTCTGCCCACCCACTGCAT CAGACAGCAGGAAACCAAACCTCTAGCAGCAGTGGTGGTGGTAAAAAGCCCAGCACTCCTGGAAGTAGTGTCACCAGCAGCATTAATAGACGAGGCAGCATCACTTCTAGTAATACCAGTTGTGGTAAAGTGTCCATCAGCAACAATGCTGAAACTAGTACCAGCGGTGCCACTAAAGGCAGCAGCAGTACCAAAGGGGCCACCAAAAAAGACAATACATGTAGTGTGATGAGCACGGTGGAGGTCCCATTGCTTTCCTCAGAGAAAGAACTGGAGGAGGAGTCACTCAATTGTGCAGTCAGGGTTCCTTCCAGCAGTGGTAATGCTTCATCACTCAATACCACTCTTGGCTCCTGTCCCTCTTCGTCACTCGATCAGCTCCCGAGCGGCTCCAGCTCAGACG GTACTAAGAGTCGATTGGGCACTGAAAGTGGctattcctctctggagaagacAAGTCCTCGTGTTGCAGATAAACAAGCACACACTGACTCCAG GACATCTCAGGATGCTGATCAACAGGAGGCTTCGTTTCTGGATAACAAGCTTCCCAGCTCAACCTTCACTTCCTCGTCTACTGCACAAAATGACATTAAGACAACTGTCAGTACATCTCAG GAGTCCAGCCCTAATGATGACATTACTGACCACTCACGACCCGTCACATCATGTTCCATCCGCTCCAAATCCCTTGAACGCAGAACGCTTGATCACACACCCACA CCTGACCTACTTAATTTCAAAAAGGGATGGATGTCTAGATTGGGAGAAGATGGAAAG TGGCAGAAACATTGGTTTGTTCTTACTGACCAGACTCTGAGATTCTACCGTGACTCTGTAGCAGAAGAG GCAGCTGATGTGGATGGTGAGATCAATTTGTCTACTTGTTACGATGTTACAGATTACCCTGTACAAAGAAACTATGGCTTTCAGATTCAT ACAAAGGATGGGGTCTTCACTCTCTGTGCAATGACTTATGGGATACGACGGAACTGGGTCCAGGCAGTAATGAAAAATATTCATCCCAGCACTGCCCCTGATGTTACATG TTCTATTCCTCAAAAAGTGCCATTGATTGGTGCGCATGCTCGTACAGGCTCCTCTCAATACAATACAATTCCCCAGGAGGGAGAGCAAAGGAGTCGCATCCGTGAGCGCCGTAGAGATGGACGTTACAAAACCTTTGATTGGGCTGAATTAAGTTGTAAACAGCACAAGGAGGAGTTGTCAAATAATCTGTCAGGAAGGCAATGGAACCATGACAGTGAGCGCTCTGTGCCTCCTGCACCGAGATCATCCCCTGAAGAGCCGATTATAAGTTCTGTATCTGAGGCATCAGAGTACAAATATCCACAGAAGAAGAGACCCTCTCAGAGGCAAAGCTTGAACATCATGTCCGCCGATATCCCATCGCACTTATCACTTATGGCTGTGTCAGGTTGCACCTCTCCAGAATCAATCAGCCCAGACAGCTTAGAGGTTGATGCAGGGACAGTGCGTGTCCAATGTGACCGTGTTGGTGAACTACTGGAAGCTAAACCCAAAGAAGAAAAGCAG GTTGATCGCTCCACTTCTCCATTGCCAGTCACCTTTTGTCCATCCTCAACACAGACAGAATGGCAGTGGGATGTCGAGCTTCAGAGCCTGCGCAGAGAGTTGAAGGCTGAGCATGAGAGGAATCAGACTAAAGAAAGGGAGTTACGCCATAGTGAGGCCCAACTACAAGCTGAACTTAACGATAGCCAGGGATGTCTTCAGAGGGCAGAATTAAGGATTCAGAAGGCAGAAACTTTTCTGAAGGAGCGCGAGGAGATGCTGGAGAGTCTGCATGAACGGTTGGAGGAGGTAACAGGCCGTCTTAAAGCAACCGAAGAAGCTCAAGCCTTAAAGGAGGTCCGGCTGCAGAGGCACCTGCGCCTCCTGCAAGAGAGCCAGGAACGAGAAAGGAGGAGCTTCAGTGACAGccttgaccaatcagaacagcGATCGAAGGAATTAGAGGAGCGATTGAGGGAGAAAGAGGCTGAGCTGCAGAAGTTGTCAACAGGGGAAGTTACTGATGACATTCTAAGAAGATGCCAGGAGCTACAAAACCAGCTGGAGGAGTCCGACAGTGAGGTCGGTCGTCTGCAGGCACGACTCCAAACTGAAGAGACTCTTTATTATGACATGGAGCATGATTATGAAAGAGCTTGTGAGGAGATACAGAGTTTGCGAGGTGCTCTGCTGGACTGTGAGAGAGTAAGTGAAGAGCGCTTCCAAACCCAGCTGGTGCAGCAACAGCAAGAGCTGCACAGGAAAGAACGTGAACTCCAGGAAGTGCTTGTTAAGATGGCAGTCTTGGGCAGTAGTCTAGAGGAGACAGAACTAAGGCTCAAGGAAGCCCAAACCCATCCTTCTGAAACGAATGTTCTCTGTGAGATGCTGATTGAGCCACAACAACACAGacagaaaaggaaaaaagaTTTGGACATGCAACCTACTCCTCAAGGAGATGAGTCACACAAAGTGATCTCTGTGATCCAGGCGCTAGAGCGCAAgttgtgtgacactgaagagcgACTCCGGGAGCTTACCATGCAtcttcaacaacaacaacagcaacaactcAACACTGGATCACACACGCCTAACGATTACTGGGGCTTCCACAGATCCCTCCAGAATCCAGAAGGCAGACTCTCTGTGGATGCTCTGCCGAGTTTTACTGGAGCTTTGCATAGTCTGCAGGGAACCACTTTACGCAGAACTTCGGACAAAGCTAATGTCTCCCTTTATGAGGATGGAAGTCCAAGGAGAAATCCAGCTCTGGACATTGCCAGCAGAGTGTTGTCGCTGGAGGCACTGATTGTCCAAAGGATTGCCTCTGCACTTGAGCATCCCAGTACAAAGTTGATTAATAGATTGTCAGAAGTGCATGTCCAAGTGCTTAGGATGGCTAAAGGAGGCAGTCTTAATGGGCCTGTGGAACCTATTTACTCTCCGATCTTCTTGGACCCTCTTGAGCAAGATCTGCTAGACAATAACCTGAGTGAAAGTGTGATCCATAGACTGTGTGTAGGAGCAGAGATGGCATACCTCCAACACAGTCTGTGCACTCATCCCTCAAAGGAGCAACAGGGATTGAAGCCCTTTTATGTGTTGCCTTGGCCAGTATCTGACAGTTCCTCTGGAACCAAAATGGAAAACTGTTCCAAACAGGGGTCCAAACTGGCTGACATTAGCCCTCCAGAACTTGCACCTTACAGTGAACAGATGGAGGATGAACTGGTGACCAATCTACTCCTTGAGGACTCTGAGGCACAGCTTGCTTGCAGAAAGAGTCTGGTGGTAGAGCTCCGAGCTCAGGCGAAGTCACTGCACAACCTCTCAACACAGCTACAGTGTGATGAAAGAGAGGCTGACCTTCCTGGTGAACCACCTGCAGTCATTCTGAGGGCTGCAATGTGTCAGGCCACTTTGGCATACATGGCTTGTCGTCTGCGTTCGGCTCTGCAACAAGAGATGGGTGCCCTGCGCAAGCAGAAAGAGCAGGCTGAGTGTGAGTGTCGTGCTGTGTGTCGAAGTATGGAGACTCTTTTCCAAGAACAGACAGAGCGCTATGAAGAGAAGCTGCATGAGGAGCGCATTGTTGTTGAAAAGGCAAAGCAGGAACGTGTTTCGGCTGAGACCAATGCTCAATTGAGGACTAAAGAAGCAGAAAGATTGCAGGTAGAGTTTGAGGAGAAGCTGCAGGAGCTCCAGAAAATCCATGAGGAGGAGATGAGCCGTCTCCATGAGTTCTACATTCAGAAAATGTCAAAGCCAAAAGCTGCAACCCCTTCAGAAGTAGACAAGAGTGACAAGACGGTGCAGATTTCTGTAACTACTCTGCAAGACCGAATCAGAGAGCTTGAGACTGAGGTCACTTGTTTGAGGGCAGACCTCAGCAACCAGGATGTCAAAACCTTCCAGCTTGACCTGGAAACCATCAAG GCCACATATGAACATGGTTTCAGCATTATGGAGGACAGCCACCAGCGAGTTATTGAGGAGATGCAGAGGCAGCATCAGAGAGAGGTGGAAAGACTGACTGAGGAAAAAGAAAGATTGCTGCAGGAAGAGACGAATGCTACCATTGCAG CCATTGAGGCCATGAGGAAAGCTCATAAAGAAGAAATGGACAAGACTCAGAAAGCCCTGCAAAATGGAGCCAATGTGGACATCCGTCAGCTACGTGCACAATATAA TGAGGAGGTAGAAACATTGCACAGGGAGCTGGAGGTTTTGTCAGAGCAGTATTCTCAGAAATGTCTGGAAAATACTAATTTGACCCGGACTATAGAAACAGAAAGGGAGGCCATGAGTTCAACCCAGAGAGAGAACCAGGAGCTTCGCACTCACAACCAA GAAATGAACGAGTGTTTGGCTGCTGAATTATCCCTGATGCATTCACGCATGAATGGGGAGGTGAAGCACTCCCAGTATTCTCAGGAGAAAGACATGTATCAGTTGGAG GTAAATCTCCGAGTGAAGGAATCGGAGATTAAGTGTCTGAAACAGGAGATCAACTCACTTAAATTCGAACT